One Rhizoctonia solani chromosome 2, complete sequence DNA segment encodes these proteins:
- a CDS encoding YOP1 protein, giving the protein MSSPNYPEQPYDPNATAQAPISPPGNNTTTNDAKLHAQEKAQQAQQQAQEKAQMAQEKARQLSNQMANHPAVQQAQASAAEYHARADKALSQYPAMNKLEQRTGVPKTYLAAGGVGLMFLLISVNALAAPASNLVGWGLPAYMSMRAIETPSGRDDVQWLTYWVIFGFLTYLESFALRIVLYYVPWYFALKTVFVLWLQLPQFKGAATMYHAAIRPSMDRARLQATSPTTRYPATTSTQNAPAGYNVGAERVY; this is encoded by the exons ATGTCGAGCCCCAACTACCCCGAGCAACCCTACGACCCCAACGCGACTGCGCAGGCTCCGATCTCTCCCCCTGGCAATAACACTACCACCAACGACGCCAAGCTCCACGCCCAGGAGAAGGCTCAACAGGCACAGCAACAGGCCCAAGAAAAGGCTCAAATGGCTCAGGAGAAGGCTCGTCAACTTAGCAATCAG ATGGCCAATCACCCTGCTGTCCAGCAAGCCCAGGCTTCTGCTGCCGAATACCATGCTCGTGCCGACAAGGCTCTCTCTCAATATCCTGCCATGAATAAACTCGAACAGCGCACTGGTGTTCCCAAGACCTACCTCGCTGCTGGGGGTGTGGGCTTGATGTTTCTGCTCATCAGCGTCAATGCACTCGCTGCCCCGGCTAGCAACCTCGTCGGCTGGGGTCTCCCAGCCTATATGAGCATGAGGGCCATCGAAACACCATCGGGTCGTGATGATGTTCAGTG GCTCACTTACTGGGTCATCTTTGGTTTCTTGACCTATCTTGAATCGTTCGCTCTTCGCATTGTCTTGTACTACGTTCCGTGGTACTTTGCTCTCAAGACCGTCTTCGTTCTGTGGCTCCAGCTCCCCCAGTTCAAGGGTGCTGCTACCATGTACCACGCCGCCATCCGTCCTTCGATGGATCGGGCCCGTCTCCAAGCTACTTCCCCTACTACTCGCTATCCCGCTACCACCAGCACTCAGAACGCCCCCGCCGGCTACAACGTCGGCGCTGAGCGCGTCTACTAA